A DNA window from Halorubrum sp. DM2 contains the following coding sequences:
- a CDS encoding ABC transporter ATP-binding protein yields the protein MATENALSTPSTDDAVEDPIIEVQDTNVTFNDGRTYVLDDANVSIERHEVLGIVGESGSGKSMFASALMDSIPDPGVLSGKIHYHPEDGETVDVLELSDEELRQFRWETVSMVFQGAMSSFNPTMKVGAHFEETLKAHDKNVSEGMEFAAELLENLYLEPDRVLGSYPHELSGGMQQRALIALSMVLDPEVLVMDEPTAALDLLMQRSILTLLEELQDEYDLTIAFITHDLPLIASLADRMAIIYAFQFAEIGPRNDIIQRSAHPYTRALLNATPNLDAPLSEMKPIEGEGPAPINVPSGCRFHPRCPLATEECRTDDPPLVSHEGTDHRSACHHWDEAREEIPLNFGEDSLDVEAVESPGDSESGARRRVSDEPPLLSLDDVEVHFEEEQGFVEGLFNDSRVVRAVDGVDLDIEEQDLVCLLGESGCGKTTLGKTMIGLQEPTGGSVKFRGQDVWEAKSGGGEIPYDDIRSSLQIIHQDPGSALNPNRRIVDILAEALRHTHPDSDRGERRARMVSLLERVGMTPADDFLDRYPHQLSGGEKQRVALARALLMNPEAILADEAISAVDVSLRIEIMDLMLELQTEFETSFLFISHDLSNARYFAEHGDGRIAVMYLGEIVEIASAERLIHDPRHPYTEVLRWATPNLDLDEMDDSGPPLREVDVPDPVDPPSGCRFHTRCPVAREACREEKPSLRGVDDADGKAACFREDPNHRYWNSEPLDGAEEDPSVMK from the coding sequence ATGGCTACTGAAAACGCACTTTCGACGCCGTCGACCGACGACGCCGTCGAGGATCCGATCATCGAAGTACAGGACACGAACGTCACGTTCAACGACGGGCGCACGTACGTCCTCGACGACGCGAACGTCAGCATCGAGCGCCACGAGGTACTCGGCATCGTGGGGGAGAGCGGCAGCGGGAAGTCGATGTTCGCCTCCGCGCTCATGGACTCCATCCCAGATCCGGGCGTTCTCAGCGGGAAGATCCACTACCACCCCGAGGACGGCGAGACGGTCGACGTCCTCGAACTGAGCGACGAGGAGCTCCGCCAGTTCCGCTGGGAGACGGTCTCGATGGTCTTCCAGGGTGCGATGAGCTCGTTCAACCCGACGATGAAGGTCGGTGCGCACTTCGAGGAGACGCTGAAGGCCCATGACAAGAACGTCTCGGAGGGCATGGAGTTCGCGGCCGAACTCCTCGAAAATCTCTACCTTGAACCCGACCGCGTGCTCGGGTCGTACCCGCACGAGCTCTCGGGCGGGATGCAACAGCGCGCGCTGATCGCGTTGAGCATGGTGCTCGACCCGGAGGTGCTGGTGATGGACGAGCCGACCGCTGCGCTCGACCTGCTGATGCAGCGGTCCATCCTCACGCTACTCGAAGAGCTCCAAGACGAGTACGATCTGACGATCGCCTTCATCACACACGATCTCCCGCTGATCGCGTCGCTCGCCGATCGGATGGCGATCATCTACGCGTTCCAGTTCGCGGAGATCGGCCCGCGAAACGACATCATCCAGCGGTCCGCACACCCGTACACGAGAGCGCTGTTGAACGCGACGCCGAACCTCGACGCGCCGCTCTCGGAGATGAAGCCCATCGAGGGAGAGGGGCCAGCGCCGATCAACGTCCCGTCGGGGTGTCGGTTCCATCCCCGGTGTCCGCTGGCGACCGAGGAGTGTCGGACTGACGATCCGCCGCTGGTCTCCCACGAGGGGACCGACCACCGGTCGGCCTGCCACCACTGGGACGAGGCCCGCGAGGAGATCCCCCTCAACTTCGGGGAGGACAGCCTCGACGTCGAAGCCGTCGAGTCCCCCGGCGACAGCGAGTCCGGCGCTCGGAGGAGAGTCAGCGACGAACCGCCGCTGCTGTCGCTGGACGACGTCGAGGTCCACTTCGAGGAGGAACAGGGGTTCGTCGAGGGGCTGTTCAACGACTCTCGGGTCGTGCGCGCGGTCGACGGCGTCGACCTCGACATCGAGGAACAGGACCTCGTCTGCCTGCTCGGCGAGAGCGGCTGCGGGAAGACGACGCTCGGGAAGACGATGATCGGCCTCCAAGAGCCGACCGGCGGCTCCGTGAAGTTCCGCGGGCAAGACGTCTGGGAGGCGAAATCCGGCGGCGGGGAGATCCCGTACGACGACATCCGGTCGTCGCTCCAGATCATCCATCAGGACCCGGGGAGCGCGCTCAACCCCAACCGCCGAATCGTCGATATCCTCGCGGAGGCGCTCCGGCACACCCATCCCGACAGCGACCGCGGGGAGCGGCGCGCCCGGATGGTCTCGCTGCTCGAACGCGTGGGGATGACGCCGGCGGACGACTTCCTCGACCGGTACCCCCATCAGCTCTCTGGCGGCGAGAAGCAGCGCGTCGCGCTGGCGCGCGCGCTGCTGATGAACCCGGAGGCGATCCTCGCCGACGAGGCCATCAGCGCGGTCGACGTCTCGCTGCGCATCGAGATCATGGACCTCATGCTGGAACTCCAGACCGAGTTCGAGACGTCGTTCCTGTTCATCTCCCACGACCTCTCGAACGCGCGGTATTTCGCCGAACACGGGGACGGCCGCATCGCCGTGATGTACCTCGGGGAGATCGTCGAGATCGCGTCCGCGGAGCGACTCATCCACGATCCGCGCCATCCCTACACCGAGGTGCTTCGGTGGGCGACGCCGAACCTCGACCTCGACGAGATGGACGACTCCGGGCCGCCGCTCCGCGAGGTCGACGTGCCCGATCCCGTCGACCCGCCGTCGGGCTGTCGGTTCCACACGCGGTGTCCGGTCGCTCGCGAGGCGTGCCGCGAGGAGAAGCCGAGCCTCCGGGGCGTCGACGACGCCGACGGCAAGGCGGCGTGCTTCCGCGAGGACCCGAACCACCGCTACTGGAACAGCGAGCCCCTCGACGGCGCTGAGGAGGATCCGAGCGTGATGAAGTAG
- a CDS encoding GDSL-type esterase/lipase family protein, protein MKSPAYSSVSLHNVTETVPAEWTEEGERLCRVPAAVGAELNETARERVRCPTGSEIRFVPGSDDTDVEVTVSAAEETHVRVFWGVFQPWEPTEIGPEPETLTLGVPDRLADLSPGTRAGRFDRRVCRIRFERRTGVALHDVSGACRPPRESELPDTRYLAYGTSITEGAAASALHTDYVTHVARRLGYDALNLGCSGSAYCEEAMAEHVAGRDDWDVATLGLSVNMANTGGFAPETFRERAETFVDTVAGAHPDTPVVCVTLFPYHDDLTAAGDAEHAAAYRTALREVAAASPHENLSVVDGPDLLDPTGLTADLLHPGDAGMATIGDRLAERLDAVVE, encoded by the coding sequence ATGAAATCGCCGGCGTATTCGTCCGTCTCGTTACACAACGTTACGGAGACCGTTCCAGCGGAGTGGACCGAGGAGGGGGAACGCCTCTGTCGGGTCCCCGCGGCGGTCGGCGCGGAGCTAAACGAAACGGCCCGCGAGCGCGTCCGGTGCCCGACGGGGAGCGAGATCCGCTTCGTTCCGGGGAGTGACGACACCGACGTCGAGGTGACCGTCTCGGCCGCCGAGGAGACGCACGTGCGGGTCTTCTGGGGTGTCTTCCAGCCGTGGGAACCGACCGAGATCGGGCCGGAGCCCGAAACGCTGACGCTCGGCGTTCCGGACCGCCTCGCGGACCTTTCGCCGGGGACGCGGGCCGGTCGCTTCGATCGGCGCGTCTGTCGAATCCGCTTCGAACGCCGAACGGGGGTCGCACTTCACGACGTCTCCGGGGCCTGCCGACCACCGCGCGAGAGCGAACTGCCCGACACGCGCTATCTCGCGTACGGAACCTCCATCACGGAAGGTGCGGCGGCGTCGGCGCTCCACACCGACTACGTCACTCACGTCGCCCGCCGACTGGGCTACGACGCGCTGAACCTCGGGTGTTCGGGCTCCGCGTACTGCGAGGAAGCGATGGCCGAACACGTCGCCGGCCGCGACGACTGGGACGTCGCGACGCTCGGGCTCTCGGTCAACATGGCCAACACCGGCGGGTTCGCCCCGGAGACGTTTCGCGAGCGCGCCGAGACCTTCGTCGACACCGTCGCCGGCGCACACCCGGATACGCCCGTCGTCTGTGTCACGCTGTTCCCGTATCACGACGACCTCACGGCCGCCGGCGACGCCGAACACGCCGCGGCGTACCGGACGGCGCTCCGCGAGGTCGCCGCCGCGTCTCCGCACGAGAACCTGTCCGTCGTCGACGGCCCGGACCTCCTCGATCCCACCGGGTTGACCGCTGACCTCCTCCATCCGGGTGACGCCGGGATGGCCACCATCGGAGACCGACTGGCGGAACGCCTCGACGCGGTCGTCGAGTGA
- a CDS encoding universal stress protein, whose translation MEDAFVAIDDPDHSSDLLREAAAYAVGADAELVLYFPLTPEEFEESQESLDKIGRVEHKDYADEDAQTVAKQFVDDIAREPLADFDVEYSVVTDVTEEIDAGRIIELAEERGCDHVYTTGRRRSPTGKAMFGDTTQQLILNFSGFVTVRTN comes from the coding sequence ATGGAGGACGCATTCGTAGCCATCGACGACCCGGACCACAGCAGCGACTTACTCCGAGAAGCCGCCGCGTACGCCGTCGGGGCGGACGCCGAACTGGTGTTGTACTTCCCGCTGACGCCGGAGGAGTTCGAGGAGTCACAGGAGTCGCTCGACAAGATCGGACGTGTGGAACACAAAGACTACGCCGACGAGGACGCACAGACCGTCGCAAAGCAGTTCGTCGACGACATCGCGCGCGAGCCGCTCGCCGACTTCGACGTCGAGTACAGCGTCGTCACGGACGTGACCGAGGAGATAGACGCGGGTCGCATCATCGAGCTCGCGGAGGAGCGCGGCTGTGACCACGTGTACACGACGGGACGAAGACGGTCTCCGACCGGAAAAGCGATGTTCGGCGACACCACCCAACAGCTCATCCTCAACTTCTCCGGATTCGTCACCGTCCGCACGAACTGA
- a CDS encoding endo-1,4-beta-xylanase produces MREPSTSRKSSRRTVLKALGAFGVAAAARPTAAQAADADASYREALQAELTASSRQQKQLPEGSYVYGSTEAEATDAFSLVGGGSATAFDVDSDSVPHTRAERLDVPETDDSTAVAYRGPVTEHSIEPGDRLLGVAWIRSDDGAEASARFGYVDADGQPVGENFVQRGDNVDASEEWLRYFFPVEVGDAPAAGDTLALELQVGSAEQTIEVGGVALLDYADTGVGLDTLPPYHYDGRSPDADWREDAQARIEEHRTTDIEVEVRNPGGQPMNGASVNVEMVEHQFDFGSAVSVEHVTGDSEDDRIYRETFSENFNKAVVENGLKFPAWEGEWDMDREDIRATLDWLNERDVPTRGHYLLWEEYQTDGGGGMNIQDAEEKSAEEIQAEITEKIAEHAAEFEGEVTEWDVHNHPVWQSNFRDDPDLGWEAVDEWWQAADDVTDTELYTNEMGAIGGQWQRDQYLDYIEHLVENDYPIDGIGFMGHHQQQYNQILDIADMEAGFDQFAEFGLPLLVTEFDIEIFDRRNAQDVAVQTDYTRDFLTMAFSKEAVEGVLSWGFWEDDHWRPTGAYFDSDWTLRENGEQYFDLVFGEWWTEESGETDGDGTYATGGFKGEYRITAEKGALSETVEATVDDETETVTVELSPPGNGGGKGRGNGNRRGGSPQGNVR; encoded by the coding sequence ATGAGAGAACCTAGCACTAGCCGCAAGAGTAGTCGACGAACCGTTCTGAAAGCGCTCGGCGCGTTCGGTGTCGCGGCGGCCGCGAGACCCACCGCGGCCCAAGCCGCCGACGCGGACGCGAGCTACCGCGAGGCGCTACAGGCGGAACTCACGGCATCGAGCAGACAGCAAAAACAACTCCCCGAGGGGTCGTACGTCTACGGCTCCACCGAAGCGGAAGCAACCGACGCCTTCTCGCTGGTCGGCGGCGGTTCGGCGACAGCCTTCGACGTGGACAGCGACAGCGTCCCACACACGCGAGCAGAACGCCTCGACGTCCCCGAGACGGACGACTCGACGGCGGTCGCGTACCGCGGACCGGTGACCGAACACAGCATCGAACCCGGCGACCGGCTTCTCGGTGTCGCGTGGATCCGTAGCGACGACGGTGCCGAAGCGAGCGCGCGGTTCGGATACGTTGATGCCGACGGGCAGCCGGTCGGCGAGAACTTCGTCCAGCGGGGCGACAACGTCGACGCCTCCGAGGAGTGGCTGCGGTACTTCTTCCCCGTCGAGGTCGGTGACGCGCCCGCCGCCGGCGACACCCTCGCGCTGGAACTGCAGGTCGGCTCCGCGGAGCAGACCATCGAGGTCGGCGGCGTCGCACTCCTTGACTACGCCGACACCGGTGTCGGACTCGACACGCTCCCGCCGTACCACTACGACGGCCGGAGTCCGGACGCCGACTGGCGCGAGGATGCCCAAGCACGCATTGAGGAGCACCGGACGACGGACATCGAGGTCGAGGTACGGAACCCCGGCGGCCAGCCCATGAACGGTGCGTCCGTCAATGTCGAGATGGTCGAACACCAGTTCGACTTCGGGAGCGCCGTCTCGGTCGAACACGTCACCGGCGACAGCGAAGACGACCGGATCTATCGGGAGACGTTCAGCGAGAACTTCAACAAGGCCGTCGTCGAGAACGGCCTCAAGTTCCCCGCGTGGGAGGGCGAATGGGACATGGATAGGGAAGACATTCGGGCGACCCTCGACTGGCTGAACGAGCGTGACGTTCCGACTCGCGGCCACTACCTCCTCTGGGAGGAGTACCAGACTGACGGCGGCGGCGGGATGAACATCCAAGACGCAGAGGAGAAGTCCGCCGAGGAGATTCAGGCGGAGATCACCGAGAAGATCGCCGAACACGCCGCCGAGTTCGAGGGCGAGGTCACGGAGTGGGACGTACACAACCACCCCGTCTGGCAGTCCAACTTCCGGGACGACCCCGACCTCGGCTGGGAGGCCGTCGACGAGTGGTGGCAGGCGGCCGACGACGTCACGGACACCGAGCTGTACACCAACGAGATGGGGGCTATCGGTGGCCAGTGGCAGCGCGATCAGTATCTCGACTACATCGAACACCTCGTCGAGAACGACTACCCGATCGACGGCATCGGGTTCATGGGCCACCACCAGCAGCAGTACAATCAGATACTCGATATCGCGGACATGGAAGCCGGCTTCGACCAGTTCGCGGAGTTCGGACTCCCGTTGCTGGTTACGGAGTTCGACATCGAGATCTTCGACCGCCGGAACGCTCAGGACGTCGCGGTACAGACGGACTACACGCGGGATTTCCTGACGATGGCGTTCAGCAAGGAGGCGGTCGAGGGCGTCCTCTCGTGGGGGTTCTGGGAAGACGACCACTGGCGGCCGACCGGCGCGTACTTCGATTCCGACTGGACGCTCCGAGAGAACGGCGAGCAGTACTTCGACCTCGTCTTCGGAGAGTGGTGGACCGAGGAGTCCGGCGAGACCGACGGCGATGGGACGTACGCCACGGGAGGATTCAAAGGCGAGTACCGGATCACGGCCGAGAAGGGCGCGCTCTCGGAGACGGTCGAGGCGACCGTCGACGACGAGACCGAGACCGTCACCGTCGAACTGTCCCCGCCCGGAAACGGCGGGGGCAAGGGGCGCGGAAACGGGAACCGCAGAGGCGGTTCCCCGCAAGGTAATGTGAGGTAA
- a CDS encoding aldehyde dehydrogenase family protein — MPELNHNYVGGEWTSSETGETFDVHNPAAPDETVASYQQSSAADAAEAVEAAAAAQDEWGDTPGPERGRILRRAGTSLADRKDEITELLVEEEGKARPEAAGEVQRAIDIFHYFAGKASDLGGTVKGSSSRDTTLYTRKEPVGVAALITPWNYPIAIPVWKLAPALAAGNSVVIKPASAAPGVVLAVTEALDEAGLPDGVLNVVTGPGSSVGSEFITSEGTDVVSFTGSGQVGEMVYDQATDAGKRVQTEMGGKNPTLVADSADPAEAAEIVATGGFGTTGQSCTACSRAIVHEDVYDEFVDELVAAAEAIDIGPGLDHEMGPQVSADELESTLEYVDIARDEGATVAAGGGQPTGDAVETGHFVEPTVLTDVDNDDTIACEEVFGPVIAVIEVSDFDEGLHVANDVEYGLSASVVTDDHTEAKRFIDDAEAGVVKVNEKTTGLELHVPFGGFKRSSSETWREQGDEGLEFYTIEKTVYDNY; from the coding sequence GTGCCAGAGCTTAATCATAACTACGTCGGCGGAGAGTGGACCTCCTCGGAGACGGGAGAGACGTTCGACGTTCACAATCCCGCAGCCCCCGACGAGACGGTAGCGAGCTACCAGCAGTCCAGCGCGGCGGACGCCGCCGAAGCGGTCGAGGCGGCGGCCGCCGCACAGGACGAGTGGGGGGACACGCCCGGTCCGGAGCGCGGACGGATTCTCCGGCGGGCGGGGACGAGCCTCGCCGATCGGAAAGACGAGATCACCGAACTGCTCGTCGAGGAGGAGGGGAAGGCCCGTCCCGAGGCGGCCGGCGAGGTACAGCGCGCGATAGACATCTTCCACTACTTCGCGGGGAAGGCCTCGGACCTCGGCGGGACGGTGAAGGGGTCGAGCAGCCGTGACACGACGCTGTACACGCGCAAGGAGCCGGTCGGCGTCGCGGCGCTGATCACGCCGTGGAACTACCCCATCGCCATCCCCGTGTGGAAGCTCGCTCCCGCCCTCGCGGCGGGCAACTCGGTGGTCATCAAACCGGCGAGCGCCGCTCCGGGCGTCGTCCTCGCGGTCACGGAGGCCTTAGACGAGGCCGGGCTCCCCGACGGCGTGCTCAACGTCGTCACCGGGCCGGGCAGCTCGGTTGGTAGCGAGTTCATCACGAGCGAGGGGACCGACGTGGTCTCTTTCACCGGCAGCGGGCAGGTCGGCGAGATGGTCTACGATCAGGCCACGGACGCCGGGAAACGGGTCCAGACGGAGATGGGCGGGAAGAACCCGACGCTTGTCGCCGACTCGGCCGATCCCGCGGAGGCGGCCGAGATCGTCGCGACCGGCGGCTTCGGCACGACCGGTCAGTCGTGTACGGCGTGTTCCCGCGCTATCGTCCACGAGGACGTGTACGACGAGTTCGTCGACGAGCTCGTCGCCGCCGCCGAGGCCATCGACATCGGCCCGGGGCTGGACCACGAGATGGGCCCGCAGGTCAGCGCCGACGAGCTGGAGTCGACGCTGGAGTACGTCGACATCGCCCGCGACGAGGGCGCGACGGTCGCGGCGGGGGGCGGGCAGCCGACCGGCGACGCGGTCGAGACCGGCCACTTCGTCGAGCCGACCGTCCTGACCGACGTCGACAACGACGACACGATCGCCTGCGAAGAGGTGTTCGGCCCGGTGATCGCCGTCATCGAGGTCAGCGACTTCGACGAGGGGCTTCACGTCGCCAACGACGTGGAGTACGGGCTCTCGGCCAGCGTGGTCACCGACGACCACACCGAAGCCAAGCGGTTCATCGACGACGCGGAGGCGGGCGTCGTGAAGGTCAACGAGAAGACCACGGGGCTCGAACTCCACGTTCCCTTCGGCGGGTTCAAGCGCTCCTCGTCGGAGACCTGGCGCGAACAGGGCGACGAGGGGTTAGAGTTCTACACGATCGAGAAGACCGTCTACGACAACTACTGA
- a CDS encoding ABC transporter permease, which produces MPTDANDDATSAELGWRAEASTEEISRRDRFAEFYRRSIREPAVVAWSDGRTRAGIVILSGYLLMALVDVFGLWRDASPNQSSERLLLPFQSLQYPLGTTQSGTDLLALIIDSTPFILLMVLAGGVWATGLALFVGTVSGYKGGRVDTVITSISDFFMAIPGLPLVIVLAIAINPQNPLLLGVILTINYWAGLGRSIRSQVLSIREESYVEASRTMGTGTFRIIRKDVLPNIMPYVMVNFVLAARYTIFASVGLYFIGVLPYSGQNWGVTLNNAYSQGGLFTLDAVHWLMVPMVAIVGLSFGLILLSQGMDRIFNPRVRTRLSGESESIEEPDEETTTGPI; this is translated from the coding sequence ATGCCTACTGACGCGAACGACGACGCGACGTCCGCCGAGCTCGGCTGGCGCGCGGAGGCCTCCACCGAGGAGATCAGCCGTCGCGACCGGTTCGCGGAGTTTTATCGGCGATCGATCCGCGAGCCCGCGGTCGTCGCGTGGTCGGACGGTCGAACTCGCGCGGGCATCGTCATCCTGAGCGGCTACCTGCTGATGGCGCTCGTAGACGTGTTCGGTCTCTGGCGGGACGCCAGTCCGAACCAGTCCTCCGAGCGGCTCCTGTTGCCGTTCCAGTCGCTCCAGTACCCGCTCGGGACGACCCAGTCCGGGACCGACCTGCTGGCGCTCATCATCGACTCGACGCCGTTCATCCTGCTGATGGTACTGGCAGGAGGGGTCTGGGCGACCGGCCTCGCGCTGTTCGTCGGCACCGTCTCGGGGTACAAGGGCGGCCGCGTCGACACCGTCATCACGTCGATATCCGACTTCTTCATGGCGATTCCGGGGCTACCGTTGGTCATCGTGCTCGCGATCGCAATCAACCCGCAGAACCCCTTGCTGCTCGGCGTCATCCTCACGATCAACTACTGGGCGGGGCTCGGTCGCTCGATACGCTCGCAGGTCCTCTCGATCCGCGAGGAGAGCTACGTCGAGGCCTCCCGCACGATGGGGACGGGTACCTTCCGTATCATCCGGAAGGACGTCCTCCCGAACATCATGCCGTACGTGATGGTGAACTTCGTGCTCGCGGCCCGGTACACGATCTTCGCGTCCGTCGGCCTGTACTTCATCGGCGTGTTGCCGTACAGCGGGCAGAACTGGGGCGTCACGCTGAACAACGCGTACAGCCAAGGCGGACTGTTCACGCTGGACGCGGTCCACTGGCTCATGGTGCCGATGGTCGCCATCGTTGGCCTGTCGTTCGGACTCATCCTCCTGAGTCAGGGGATGGACCGCATCTTCAACCCCCGGGTGCGGACGCGCCTCTCCGGGGAGTCCGAATCGATCGAGGAACCGGACGAGGAGACGACCACGGGGCCGATCTAA
- the gfo6 gene encoding D-xylose 1-dehydrogenase Gfo6 produces the protein MSASDYLASVRDRDWQQLESGTLRVAMISLGWWTREQAIPAVEETEFCETTVLVSSSREKATAAAEGIPSVETALTYEEFTDGEATDEYDAVYVCTPNALHLPYAEAAAEHGKAVLCEKPVEATRERAERLVEATEDVPLMVAYRMQTDPQVRRMRELIAEGAIGDPVGVHGSMSQQMLETVSGDAEQWRLDPDLVGYGASVMDLGIYPLNTARFVLDADPVSVTAQMRSVDEAFRDVPDQHAAFTVRFDDGTQAACTAGQHAAYTGHLRVVGTDGELILEPAFLGQPEQTLRLHRDGRRLEVADGRQDVMRDEMTEEFDYFADRVLREAPIGPDGDHALVDMRTLEAIYDAAETGDTVRV, from the coding sequence ATGTCCGCTTCCGACTACCTTGCGAGCGTGAGGGATCGAGACTGGCAGCAGTTGGAGTCCGGGACGCTCCGCGTCGCGATGATCAGTCTCGGGTGGTGGACCCGCGAGCAGGCGATTCCCGCGGTCGAGGAGACGGAGTTCTGTGAGACGACCGTCCTCGTCAGCAGTAGCCGCGAGAAGGCGACCGCGGCCGCCGAGGGGATTCCGTCAGTCGAGACCGCACTCACCTACGAGGAGTTCACGGACGGGGAAGCGACCGACGAGTACGACGCGGTGTACGTCTGTACGCCGAACGCGCTACACCTCCCGTACGCCGAAGCCGCGGCGGAACACGGGAAGGCGGTCCTCTGTGAAAAGCCCGTAGAGGCGACCCGCGAACGCGCCGAACGGCTCGTCGAGGCCACCGAAGACGTCCCGCTGATGGTCGCCTATCGGATGCAGACCGACCCGCAGGTCCGGCGGATGCGCGAACTGATCGCGGAGGGGGCCATCGGCGACCCCGTGGGAGTTCACGGGAGCATGAGCCAGCAGATGCTCGAAACGGTCTCCGGCGACGCCGAGCAGTGGCGTCTCGACCCGGACCTCGTCGGATACGGAGCGAGCGTGATGGATCTCGGGATTTATCCGCTCAACACCGCGCGCTTCGTCCTCGACGCCGACCCCGTCAGCGTGACCGCCCAGATGCGGTCCGTCGACGAGGCGTTCCGCGACGTGCCCGACCAACACGCCGCGTTCACCGTTCGGTTCGACGACGGGACCCAGGCGGCCTGTACCGCCGGCCAACACGCCGCGTACACGGGTCACCTCCGCGTCGTCGGCACTGACGGCGAACTGATTCTCGAACCGGCTTTCCTCGGACAGCCCGAACAGACGCTCCGACTCCACAGGGACGGGCGACGCTTGGAGGTCGCCGACGGCCGGCAGGACGTGATGCGAGACGAGATGACCGAGGAGTTCGACTACTTCGCCGACCGCGTGCTTCGCGAGGCCCCCATCGGCCCCGACGGCGACCACGCGCTCGTCGATATGCGAACCCTCGAAGCGATCTACGACGCCGCGGAGACCGGGGACACCGTTCGGGTGTGA